The following proteins are encoded in a genomic region of Nitrospiraceae bacterium:
- a CDS encoding response regulator transcription factor gives MPRPETKPIRLLLVDDHEVLRIGLRTLFAEAGGFQVVGEAGTMVSAVADALRLKPNVILMDVRLPDGNGIEACRAIRATHPETRVLFLTSFADDDAVLATILAGADGFLLKEVSSEQLIDAVKTVASGQSILDPAVTQRVLAKVKSLSAPAQQDKREPLSPQEERVLALVAEGKTNKEIAVSLNLSDKTVGHYLENIFQKLRVTRRSQAAVYFTQQHPKQ, from the coding sequence ATGCCGCGACCTGAGACGAAACCGATCCGGCTCCTCTTGGTGGACGATCACGAGGTCCTCCGCATCGGTCTGCGAACATTGTTTGCCGAGGCCGGAGGATTTCAAGTCGTCGGCGAGGCCGGCACCATGGTCTCCGCCGTGGCAGACGCGTTAAGGCTCAAACCGAACGTCATATTGATGGACGTCCGGCTTCCGGATGGGAACGGGATCGAGGCCTGTCGCGCGATCCGTGCGACGCATCCTGAGACGAGGGTACTGTTCTTGACCTCCTTTGCGGACGATGACGCGGTGCTCGCCACCATCCTGGCCGGGGCCGATGGATTTCTCCTGAAGGAAGTGAGCAGCGAGCAGTTGATCGATGCGGTCAAGACGGTGGCATCGGGACAGTCGATCCTCGACCCTGCCGTCACGCAGCGCGTGCTCGCCAAAGTGAAATCTCTATCAGCGCCGGCGCAACAGGACAAACGTGAGCCCTTGTCGCCTCAGGAGGAACGGGTGCTGGCTTTGGTGGCGGAAGGGAAAACGAATAAAGAAATCGCCGTCTCGTTGAACCTGAGCGACAAAACCGTCGGCCACTACCTCGAAAATATTTTTCAGAAACTGCGCGTCACCCGCCGATCTCAGGCAGCTGTCTACTTCACCCAACAACATCCCAAACAGTAG
- a CDS encoding DsrE family protein → MNSISLHVHYIKEDAMMSFASRMQVLSLVFVVATMLAWPVSQAQAAEGQQKVKVLYHVDGKDPEVAKYALALINKHIDAEGGPDKIDVELVVHGPALELFEKDKMDPEMTKRFDQIIEKGAKAEMCQVSMKAFGKTIDNLAKGFVATLHPVAVKRIADLQKEGYLYIKP, encoded by the coding sequence ATGAATTCCATTTCACTTCACGTTCACTACATCAAGGAGGATGCCATGATGAGCTTCGCGAGTCGCATGCAGGTGCTGTCCCTTGTTTTCGTAGTCGCGACCATGCTGGCGTGGCCTGTGAGTCAGGCTCAGGCGGCCGAAGGACAACAGAAAGTCAAGGTTCTCTATCACGTCGATGGAAAAGACCCGGAGGTGGCGAAATACGCGCTCGCCCTCATTAACAAGCACATCGATGCGGAAGGCGGGCCGGACAAGATCGATGTCGAGCTGGTCGTGCACGGACCAGCGCTTGAATTGTTCGAGAAGGACAAGATGGACCCGGAGATGACGAAGCGATTCGATCAGATCATCGAGAAAGGCGCCAAGGCGGAGATGTGTCAGGTGTCGATGAAGGCCTTCGGCAAGACCATCGACAATTTGGCGAAGGGATTTGTCGCCACGCTGCACCCGGTAGCTGTAAAGCGGATCGCGGATCTGCAGAAGGAAGGTTACCTCTATATTAAGCCATGA
- a CDS encoding TlpA disulfide reductase family protein, which produces MRWFGTSILVCLIVLSGSPELLATPTGWPAPAFELVTFTGESYSNESLKGRPTLLVFWAPWCKVCQRDLPLVGEFYQRERPAQLRIVSIGFADTRTNVTQFVKERSGTFVFPTAYDEDRWVAQAFKVNATPTYVLLDAQGSIVLVHRGGGILQNFQFREFLSTLKG; this is translated from the coding sequence ATGCGTTGGTTCGGTACAAGCATTCTCGTATGCTTGATCGTTTTGTCTGGATCGCCGGAGCTGCTGGCGACACCGACCGGCTGGCCGGCGCCGGCGTTCGAGTTGGTCACGTTCACTGGCGAGTCCTACAGCAATGAATCGCTGAAGGGCCGGCCAACCTTGCTGGTCTTCTGGGCTCCCTGGTGCAAGGTCTGTCAGCGCGACCTGCCGCTCGTGGGAGAATTTTATCAGCGGGAAAGACCGGCGCAACTCCGGATCGTCTCGATCGGATTCGCAGACACCAGAACGAACGTCACACAATTCGTCAAAGAACGGTCCGGGACGTTCGTCTTCCCAACCGCCTATGACGAAGATCGCTGGGTCGCCCAGGCGTTCAAGGTCAACGCGACCCCGACGTACGTGTTGTTGGATGCTCAGGGAAGCATCGTGCTGGTCCATCGTGGAGGAGGCATCCTTCAGAACTTCCAGTTCCGGGAGTTTCTGTCCACACTGAAAGGATGA
- a CDS encoding cytochrome c biogenesis protein CcdA produces the protein MAAFVAGLLSFISPCVLPLVPSYLIYITGLSLDQLSDSVERRRQRKTILVNALLFTVGFSLVFIGFGASASLLGQFLTDHQQLIRKVGGVCIILFGLYLMGILKLTFLMAERRIHLQNRPAGYAGSALIGATFAAGWTPCVGPVLGTMLLYASTTETLMDGVMLLTFYSAGLGLPFFGAALGIDRFLASFKRVCGYLGVVSAMSGVLLVLFGFLVYHDSLTMLTSVFERYGIGIYLIADG, from the coding sequence ATGGCCGCCTTTGTCGCTGGACTACTCTCGTTCATCTCTCCCTGTGTGTTGCCGCTGGTTCCTTCATATCTCATATACATCACCGGCCTCTCACTGGACCAACTATCCGATTCCGTCGAGCGGCGCCGTCAGCGCAAGACGATCCTGGTCAATGCACTCCTGTTCACTGTGGGCTTTTCACTTGTTTTCATCGGATTCGGAGCTTCGGCCAGTTTACTCGGTCAGTTCCTGACGGACCATCAGCAGCTCATCCGGAAAGTCGGCGGCGTCTGCATCATCCTGTTCGGGCTGTACCTCATGGGCATTTTGAAACTCACATTCCTCATGGCAGAGAGGCGCATTCATCTGCAAAACCGTCCGGCAGGCTATGCCGGTTCAGCACTGATCGGGGCAACCTTTGCCGCCGGCTGGACTCCCTGCGTGGGTCCGGTGCTCGGCACCATGCTGCTCTATGCGAGCACGACTGAGACCCTTATGGACGGGGTGATGCTGCTGACGTTCTATTCGGCCGGTTTGGGCTTACCGTTCTTTGGAGCAGCGCTGGGGATCGACCGATTCCTGGCTTCGTTCAAACGGGTCTGCGGGTACCTCGGCGTCGTTTCAGCGATGAGCGGGGTCTTGCTCGTCCTCTTCGGCTTCCTCGTCTACCATGATTCTCTGACAATGCTGACATCCGTCTTCGAACGATACGGCATCGGTATCTACCTGATAGCTGACGGCTGA
- a CDS encoding VOC family protein, protein MDQAAQLDALISRMIDAYVARNHAAKILRELLEEAGVGFYPVADHLTLRTLDVDRRAEEYTKLGYAYSETLQYDDWYAKVYRKAGYPALFVDQAYPDERGKTSIIPGWVKKFGDHVYHHVAARVDDIEKAIDRLKMKGVVFAGQIVGARGGPLRQIFTAPEMVDGQPFSVLELAERHRGYQGFSPPQADSLMKSTIK, encoded by the coding sequence ATGGACCAAGCGGCTCAACTCGATGCGCTGATCAGCCGAATGATTGATGCGTATGTGGCGCGCAACCACGCGGCCAAAATCCTCCGGGAATTGCTGGAGGAGGCTGGCGTCGGCTTCTACCCGGTGGCGGACCATCTGACCCTGCGGACGCTGGACGTCGATCGGCGCGCCGAGGAATACACGAAGCTCGGTTACGCCTACAGTGAGACGTTGCAGTACGACGATTGGTACGCCAAGGTCTATCGAAAAGCCGGGTATCCTGCACTATTCGTGGATCAGGCCTATCCTGACGAACGGGGTAAAACGAGTATCATCCCCGGATGGGTCAAAAAATTCGGAGACCATGTCTACCATCACGTCGCTGCGCGTGTGGACGATATCGAGAAGGCGATCGATCGGCTGAAGATGAAAGGCGTCGTCTTTGCAGGCCAGATCGTGGGCGCGCGCGGCGGCCCATTACGCCAAATCTTTACTGCTCCTGAAATGGTCGATGGTCAGCCGTTTTCGGTGCTCGAACTCGCCGAACGGCACCGCGGCTATCAAGGTTTCTCCCCGCCACAGGCCGATAGTTTGATGAAGTCCACGATCAAGTGA